A single Pantoea rwandensis DNA region contains:
- the nagC gene encoding DNA-binding transcriptional regulator NagC, whose amino-acid sequence MTTGGQTQIGNVDLVKQLNSAAVYRLIDQQGPISRIQIADLSQLAPASVTKITRQLIERGLIKEVEQQASTGGRRAISIITETRHFHTIGVRLGRNDATLTLFDLSGKSLAQEDYPLPERTQETLENALFNAITAFMAAHQRKIHELIAIAVILPGLVDPINGIIRYMPHIAVSHWPLVSSLQKRFNVTSFVGHDIRSLALAEHYFGASRDCADSILVRLHRGTGAGIIANGHIFLGSNGNVGEIGHIQVDPLGERCHCGNFGCLETIAANGAIENRVRHLLNQGYPSTLTLDNCLMPQICRAANQGDALACEVIEYVGRYLGKAIAIAINLFNPQKVVLAGEITDADKVLFPAIEGCINTQALNAFRKNLPVVRSELDHRSAIGAFALAKRAMLNGILLQHLLEE is encoded by the coding sequence ATGACCACTGGCGGCCAGACTCAAATAGGAAATGTCGATCTTGTCAAACAACTCAATAGCGCAGCCGTTTATCGGCTAATTGATCAACAAGGGCCGATATCGCGTATACAGATCGCCGATCTCAGCCAGCTTGCGCCCGCCAGCGTCACGAAAATTACCCGCCAGCTTATTGAGCGCGGCCTGATCAAAGAGGTAGAGCAACAAGCCTCTACCGGTGGTCGCCGCGCCATTTCCATCATTACCGAAACTCGCCATTTTCATACCATCGGCGTTCGCTTAGGACGCAATGATGCCACGCTGACATTATTCGATCTGAGCGGCAAATCGCTGGCGCAGGAAGATTATCCCCTGCCTGAGCGCACCCAGGAAACGCTGGAGAATGCGCTGTTCAATGCCATCACGGCATTTATGGCGGCGCATCAACGCAAGATTCATGAATTAATCGCGATCGCGGTGATTCTGCCGGGCCTGGTAGACCCGATTAACGGCATTATTCGCTATATGCCGCACATTGCTGTCAGCCACTGGCCGCTGGTATCCAGCTTGCAGAAACGCTTTAACGTCACCAGCTTTGTCGGTCACGATATCCGTAGCCTGGCGCTGGCGGAGCACTATTTCGGTGCAAGTCGCGACTGTGCAGACTCCATTCTGGTGCGTTTACACCGCGGTACCGGCGCGGGCATCATCGCTAACGGCCATATTTTCCTCGGCAGCAACGGCAACGTGGGGGAAATTGGCCATATCCAGGTTGACCCATTGGGCGAGCGCTGCCACTGCGGCAACTTTGGCTGCCTGGAAACTATTGCCGCCAATGGCGCGATTGAAAATCGCGTGCGCCATCTGCTCAACCAGGGCTATCCCAGCACGCTGACGCTGGATAACTGCCTGATGCCGCAAATTTGCCGTGCCGCCAACCAGGGCGATGCGCTGGCCTGCGAAGTGATTGAGTATGTAGGACGTTATCTCGGGAAAGCGATTGCGATTGCCATTAACCTGTTCAACCCACAAAAGGTGGTATTGGCAGGGGAAATCACCGACGCAGACAAAGTGCTGTTCCCGGCGATTGAAGGCTGCATTAATACCCAGGCGCTAAATGCCTTCCGCAAAAACCTGCCGGTGGTTCGTTCCGAACTGGATCACCGTTCCGCTATTGGCGCCTTTGCCCTGGCGAAACGTGCGATGCTGAATGGTATTTTGCTGCAGCACCTGCTGGAAGAATAA